In the genome of Oryzias melastigma strain HK-1 linkage group LG19, ASM292280v2, whole genome shotgun sequence, the window TGATTAAATGACTTCAAAATCCCGGCGGTCACACCTAAACGTTTGAACGGGGGCTAAACGTCCAGGGTTTTACACCTCTAGGAGAGGATCCAGTCTGCTTGTTAATGAGAGGAATTATGGTGTGATACCAGAGGGCCAAATGGTTAATGGAGCTGCTGTTGATGATAAtagatttcttttgttttcaggtaTGAAAAGATGTGCCTCAGAGCTCCGAAAAGAACTCAATCTGAGTGTCACAGAGGTCCCAGTTTGGGACTGTGTCTCAGTATAGATGATGGTACACAGTCCGCATTTATCTCCTTTGTGAAAGCTGATAGTCCACTGTCTCTCTTCCTCTCTGACAGGATCGAAATTTCCTGCTTCCCAAGTGTGCATTCCTATTCCTTGTAGGGTTCCGCTCTTTAACTCTCTTTTTCTTGCAATTTCCACACATACACGCACCGAAAgtgaagcttttttattttttagtcctTTCATCATGCTGTCTGCTCCCCCATAACTGAAGAAAGCATAGCTCTGCCAGCGGCggggtgaaaaataaaaaaaataataaaaaaatccagccaGGCTCGGAGGCAGTTTACAAGTAGGATCGCAGCTTCCTGTATATTTAGCTCCGGTGGAGCCTGCGGTGATTACTGAGCCTGGGGTTATTCGTACATTTAAGTCTGGGATTTACTGCTGATTTGCACGTTAAAAGGTCAGAGAACAGTCAGTAGCCAGGTTGGGTGCCGAGTTGTGCCCTCATTGTCTGCCTGACTTCAACTTTCTCatctgttttgcattttaagatGATTCGCTTTTTAGCGGCAAAACTCAAATCGATGACTTTATAGTCCCTGTGGTTGATGAAGAACAGGGACTTCCTTTTTTTGAAAAGGCCAGCATCCTGACATTCGTGCTGAGTCCAGCAATTGAAAGCCAAATTCTCTCCCGGCGGCATCCATTAATCACCTAAATCTTCAATAAAAAGCCGGCAGTGTTCAATAGGCTCCATTGAGTGATTTAAACATCTCCTTCTGCTTCTTTTCCTTAAAGGAAGTCATTGTCAGTCCAGCATAAAAGGAGGACGGTGCTGGTTCTCCAAGGCGGCTGACTACTTTTCATTAAAGTTGCACTTCAATCAGCTTTTGAttgattgtaaaagtgttcccagtggcctTTTCATTGtggttatgttgtttttagccaattttttttgtttaaaaagggCAAAGTTTCAgcagagttcatcagaaattcctcTCTGAGTTGTCGGTGCAAAGTAAACCTGCTCTTATTTCCCATTATCCCTCAATGGACACCTCTCCTGCCAGCTTAGAGACTTATAACTCCTGCTTTTGTGAtaacaagctttaaaaaaatgttttaaagatccTGGCCAGTCCAGATTGTGAACTTGTctttaacatctggtgttttctcAGAACCACTGAAAAGAGCCAAGTctagacaaaacacaaataagcaACTACAGACAAATATCAatcctgccatttttaagtaagataaCTTAAATAACTGTTCTCTATCAGTTACATTaattcctaataaaaaacaattgctatgatgtcttccagtcagGCTTCAGACAGCACCACAGCACTGACGAAAGTGACTAATGATATACGTTTGAATATAagcagtggaaatatgtcagtgctattTTTATTGGATCTCGACCATGGGAAGCTATttagacgactggaaaactgggtggttTTTGCTGGGCTTGctcaaaatgtatttggaaaacagcaaatatttaattcaCATCTGAGTCAACAGAAATTATATTTGGAGTTCTCCAAGGCTCTATCCTGgggccacttctatttaacatctacaacCTGGGGGTATATATGAAAAGCAGGCCATTCTGCATGCCTGATAGccgccgtctacattcatgCCCACGCCAATGATTTTGTGCGGTTGCATGAAACCTTGAAGGTTCGGCCTATGCCTTCCCATCGCGCGGTGGCAGTTGTGTTTGTGACAGTAGTATTACAGTctcccccaacctaacattatcagtgcaacaaaaatggaaaatgtgttggaaccatccagccgtacagttttgagtcaacCAAGACGAGGAAAAAGAtatgtggatctatttgttgagagtggatgcatcggaagggagcagagcaggaagcttcgGCAATTGTAGCACCTACGTCAAATCTACCAGATTTTTCCAACTTGTATATTGttgtctgctccagattcaccacaatttgaataataaaaaatacttctatTGAGCTTAATTGTCTTCagaaaatgtcctccatcattagaaaaatgctacaagatgttaaaagcaccacaaatacagttttcattggagtggggcCTCCAAAAAAGCTCTGAGGATGACCTAAAAGCATTTAGTTTGATGCCTACATACCAGGATGAAATCCAACCACCAGGTCCGGCTTGGCTGCTTCTTCCTTCTCCTCCAACGCTTCCCAGAACTGGTGGTAGAGGCCCTTGAATGCGCTGATGTAGACCCTTTCCCTTGGACCAAACGCTCTGAGAGGAGGTCTCATGATGGGGCCGTCCACCACCTCCGGTCCCACCATGACTATCTCTATCCCCTGGTGTTTGGGGAACATGTTGTTCAGCTCGTCATAGTCAGTCAACCGGGCTCCCATGGTTTCATTGTGGGATGCGCCTGCTAGGTGGATGGTAAGAGGCTTTGCGTACGGGTCCAAACCAAAACGTCGGATGGCCATGCCGACAGTGAGAACCCGGGAGAGGAACTCGCTCTGAATTCTCCACAGGGATCCTCTCAGGTCAGCTTCATCGGGCTTTGGCCTGACTGCGTTCTTCCATAGAGTTGCCATGTTGGTACCAGACACGATAGTGTTCAGATGGGCTGTAAGGTTTCCCTGCATGGGAATCCAGTCATCCCAGCTCTTCACCTCATGTGGAGACTTGGTCCATTTCTCAGTGGGAAATGGAAGGTCTCCTGCAAAAGTAGCTTATGATTAATTCAGGAGTtctcacagaaaaaacaaaaaacagcttaGATTATTGGAAGATTGTCCAATTTTTCTGTGAAAGTCCATCTTAAGAATGGCTTACATAATCAACTAAATCAACTAAATTCTATTCTTAAATGCgagtaattcaaacaaaaatcaagtgaAGCTACTGCCTACAGCCTAAAGAACAGAAGAATTTAGCTTTTGGTCGCACAAGCCAATCAGAGGCGATTATATCACCTTTCGTCCTCCTAAAGCTACAAAGACATTAACTCaagttctgattggttgaatcaacGTAAACGTGTTTAATCCATATATGGCTGTAATTTAATTAGCAGTGTTTTTTATAGAAACCTGCTGCAAAGACTGGAAGTGAGGAGGGAAGCACTGACTGTGTGGGtgtaaggcagactttcataaacctagcaacaagtgagggctaaaatctgattggttagacaCTTTCATGTGAAAATGATAGACTGACAGAACAGTtggaatgatctaaaatatatttttttataatatatatatataaatttctctgtaatttagatacttcttttcagatcattttattccttcactgaaggctttgcaggcatTGAcggtaaaagtgtttccagtggtcttttagttatgatttagtcgtttttagccaatttaAGATAGTTTCTGTAGAACAGTAGGAGTTTATTTCGCCTTGAATTGTGACCTCATCCCTACTTACCTTCATCCATCTGCTCTTCctctatcttacagcccctcacacccccgaCCTAACATTATCGCTGCAATAAAATGTACAGATTTGATCCAAGTGCCAGCTCAGATTAATAAAACGAAGGTAGCTTCTGTCACAACTACAcgctttttcaatttttagtttgttcttgtataagaaataaatactcagaaatgcagtttaatcaTAATATTCTTTGTATATATCCcccatcatgacaaaaacatgttaaaagcacaatttttattttcttggatCTTCATATCTACTTATTTTCAATctctaaaatgcattttttttctccagaaatgtaatttttaaaagttattttaaggcCCTTGATTTATTCCACACCTGTAAACATCAGCCACTCCACCAATCTGTCAATGGCCACCAGCCGCAGCGTCTTGCAGGCCTTCTTATGCTGCGGCCAGTCCTTCCTCTGACAGTCCTTGCTGCAGTAATACACATTCAAGCACCTTTGGGACAACAAGGGAGATAGTCCTTCCATTAATAATGCAAACATCGATGGTGTACTGAAATTAAATTGagaaaatctgcctttttttctcttgcaaACATAAACCATGGATTATATTCTGCTTTACATCGATCAAGCAATCGAAAAGAATTACACCACAAAAGGATAATGATTTCAGATTTTCTGGGAATCTAAAAACCTCTTGCCAACCTTGACACTTAAAAAACCATCTCTAGTATTTGTTTGTGTCAACTTGTGCACGAGTTTCAGAGATGAGGTGATGTTTTGGATTAGAAGCCTGGCAGCGAAGGAGCACTTTGCGCTTTTAGAAACTTTGTCGTAAGATAGTTTATCTGTCATCCCCGTCCACCATGGAGTACTTCACAAATGGGAGTATTCAGAGAACGTCTACGCAGGGAGAGAACTCAGGTGTCTTTGCAAGTGCAAATTAGAAATGGGGTCAGCATCGGACACTGTTATGTGGTAATTTGATGTCGACGGTCTGGAGGCTCTTTCTGtctgcatttgtgtttttcttcagattGAATAAACATCGCCTGCTTCTGCTTAGATAACAGAGAGGGGCAGCTGGGAATGTCAACAGATCGCCAAAGCAGGACCGGATTTATCAAAAGCCGAGTGCAAGGAGAAGAGCAGAGAGCCACAAAAAGGAACTGTGCTCGTGGAAAATCCGTACTcctagtctttttttaatagatttattaCGATGGGCGACTTTTTGAACTGCATTAAGCTGCTCTTAATAAGCTGCGGAGTTGCAGAGAGATGAATCACAGTCAGGGGACTCTGCTATATTTGCCATTGGCTGTTGTCCACCTCTGCAGAGCTATCCACTTTACGGCAGCTtatctttctgctgctgatagAATGGCAGCTGGTAATTCTTTACATATGACAGCTATTGGGCAACCAGGCCAAAACAATATCCCCGCCTGTGTGGCTACACAGATAAAGGAAGGTCGGTAGAGGTTTAAGTTGCCTAAAATATTTAGATTGTCAGCAGCCATTAAGGCTGGAAAGTGTTGATGTAAGTTCACTGTAATTCCTGAATTTAATATTTGTGAAGacttaaaatcttgtttttagatGGTCAAGATATTTGATCAGGTTGTTTTACCTTCTATTTGCTCTAAACCtttccaagcttttctcaaaatcagttgaatatttttgtctcattaacaGCTAGGATCTAGATAGGGacaatattattaaaatgagtcaaaatccttttgtttcatACTCCTGATAATCGAAGATTTtgatttaagactaaaaaaaaccccTTAAATTATAAGGatgttattttaagtttagaCAGACATTCATTGCCATTATATTGGAAACAAAAATTTAGACTTATGTGCTGGTTGTAGATTTtttgaggatttattaagatgaGTCAACTCCTATTAAGGTcatattctcattttgttccaaaattaatcatttccactcaaaaaatatatgttttttgtcattgtagCAACAATCAtgtacataaaaactaaaaaatgcaaaaatatgcttaaaattagcaaaaaataccTTTTATTGGACTATATGAAGTAATTCTATCAAAcagtcatctttttttaatcaaatgtttctcTTTGTGAATGCTTGTGTGGAACTTCCTGTTTATAGATTTTGATGTCATATATAAAGATTTCTTGTCaaggtaaaaatgattttactgTCTAAAAATTTTCTACTGAAATTTAGtgcaatttttctattttttaggctacttctAATCTAGTTCAACTTTATCTAGCCAAAATTTACAGTTGTGAgatttagggctgggttgataaaactgattaatcaatctgaatcgatctaatcttaatagatcaataaatcgatccataaaagtagcataaagctaaagtctgctagcttgatgttaACGAATAATGGGATttc includes:
- the LOC112153977 gene encoding putative protein MSS51 homolog, mitochondrial, which translates into the protein MASQIPALPQSFTPSTGSVFSDQSGFFALDTNVPGLSKVILNKLNMKDYGEYRAAVQGKPKGVTFRNYKEMFQKMEDTFKFCTGCNKLPEHLSEQQSLKRCVKCLNVYYCSKDCQRKDWPQHKKACKTLRLVAIDRLVEWLMFTGDLPFPTEKWTKSPHEVKSWDDWIPMQGNLTAHLNTIVSGTNMATLWKNAVRPKPDEADLRGSLWRIQSEFLSRVLTVGMAIRRFGLDPYAKPLTIHLAGASHNETMGARLTDYDELNNMFPKHQGIEIVMVGPEVVDGPIMRPPLRAFGPRERVYISAFKGLYHQFWEALEEKEEAAKPDLVVGFHPGFHANQGLLEGWLPTLLLLRDYNIPSLFTMYSEMELRSSLEILLELEVFVKDSGPNPFTSQKPEQVQSCPNKDPVYCNSHFIRFQGLLPREDFEDSIPTSSSASSL